A part of Agromyces protaetiae genomic DNA contains:
- a CDS encoding NAD kinase, with product MTDARLFLIVAHTGRQVALEAIGDVCAKLLAADAVPVIADEQWDAVHEFVPSLNGRVRRFEDIDPAEVELVIVLGGDGTILRAAELVRDQTVPLLGVNLGHVGFLAESERDDLDITIARALARDYAVEERMTLAVRVKSGTKVVYESWALNEATVEKAERERMLEVVIEVDRRPLSSFGCDGVVMSTPTGSTAYSFSAGGPVVWPSVEALLLVPLSAHALFARPLVVGPESSLAVELLQRTDAAAVLWCDGRRMFDIPPGARVIVRKSPVPVRLARLHEAPFTDRLVNKFDLPVTGWRGPSGRD from the coding sequence GTGACCGACGCCCGACTCTTCCTCATCGTCGCCCACACGGGCAGGCAAGTGGCCCTCGAAGCCATCGGCGACGTCTGCGCGAAACTCCTCGCGGCCGATGCCGTGCCCGTCATCGCCGACGAGCAATGGGACGCCGTCCACGAGTTCGTGCCGTCGCTCAACGGTCGCGTGCGCCGATTCGAAGACATCGACCCGGCAGAGGTCGAACTCGTCATCGTGCTCGGCGGCGACGGCACGATCCTCAGGGCCGCCGAACTCGTCCGCGACCAGACGGTGCCGCTGCTCGGGGTGAACCTCGGCCATGTCGGCTTCCTCGCCGAGAGCGAGCGCGACGACCTCGACATCACGATCGCACGGGCGCTCGCACGCGACTACGCGGTCGAGGAGCGCATGACGCTCGCCGTGCGAGTGAAATCGGGCACGAAGGTCGTCTACGAGAGCTGGGCGCTCAACGAGGCCACCGTCGAGAAGGCCGAACGCGAGCGGATGCTCGAGGTCGTCATCGAGGTCGACCGCCGACCGCTTTCGTCATTCGGCTGCGACGGCGTCGTGATGTCGACGCCCACCGGGTCGACCGCGTACTCCTTCTCGGCGGGCGGGCCGGTCGTGTGGCCGAGCGTCGAGGCGCTCCTGCTCGTGCCGCTCAGCGCCCACGCGCTCTTCGCACGGCCCCTCGTCGTCGGGCCCGAGTCATCGCTCGCGGTCGAATTGCTCCAGCGCACAGACGCAGCCGCGGTGCTGTGGTGCGACGGGCGGCGGATGTTCGACATCCCGCCGGGCGCCAGGGTCATCGTGCGGAAGTCGCCCGTGCCCGTGCGGCTCGCGAGACTCCACGAGGCACCGTTCACCGACCGGCTCGTGAACAAGTTCGACCTGCCGGTCACGGGGTGGAGAGGGCCGTCAGGACGTGATTGA